From Acidobacteriota bacterium, a single genomic window includes:
- a CDS encoding glycosyltransferase family 2 protein, whose product MKLLIAIPALDEEESIASIIERCLAAAPEIVEKTAVTEVEITVVSDGSTDATVAIARGYTDRIRLIEFEVNRGYGAAILEAWKTSDAELLSFLDADGTCDPRFFVDLCRTLEEEGAEIALGCRLHRESKMPPVRRLGNRLFGTLLSLVSSQSVRDTASGMRVVRRSALPKLMPLPSGLHFTPAMSARALLRRDVVIREINMPYDERQGQSKLKVFRDGLRFLAIILETVFLFRPSRPLGFASLAALGLGGLLMLTPILHYLATHTVEEWMIYRFVVSHLLGTIGVLALCTAYLSRRVVTVTVLPHRKDSWAYRLLRAFFTGAGLRVAVPVLVVAGSALVLPGLLQWIERGSVYEHWSRFIATSFLFSAAAILVVTRVMDFSLDLIQGWMAYEGRRSESP is encoded by the coding sequence ATGAAGTTATTGATCGCCATTCCAGCCCTCGACGAAGAGGAGAGCATCGCCTCGATCATCGAACGCTGCCTGGCGGCGGCGCCGGAGATCGTGGAGAAGACCGCGGTCACCGAGGTGGAGATCACGGTGGTGAGCGATGGCTCCACCGACGCCACGGTGGCCATCGCCCGGGGCTACACGGACCGCATCCGGCTGATCGAATTCGAGGTCAACCGGGGCTATGGCGCGGCCATTCTCGAGGCCTGGAAGACCTCCGACGCCGAGCTCCTCTCCTTCCTCGATGCCGACGGCACCTGCGATCCGCGCTTCTTCGTCGACCTTTGCCGCACCCTCGAGGAAGAGGGCGCCGAAATCGCCCTCGGCTGCCGGCTGCACCGGGAGAGCAAGATGCCGCCGGTGCGGCGCCTGGGCAATCGCCTCTTCGGCACCCTGCTCAGCCTGGTCTCTTCCCAGAGCGTGCGGGACACCGCCAGCGGCATGCGGGTGGTGCGGCGCTCGGCGCTGCCGAAGCTCATGCCCCTGCCCAGCGGTCTGCACTTCACCCCGGCGATGAGCGCCCGGGCGCTGCTGCGGCGGGACGTGGTGATCCGGGAGATCAACATGCCCTACGACGAGCGCCAGGGGCAGTCCAAGCTCAAGGTCTTTCGCGACGGCCTGCGCTTCCTCGCCATCATTTTGGAGACGGTCTTTCTCTTCCGGCCCTCCCGGCCCCTGGGCTTTGCGAGCCTGGCGGCTCTGGGATTGGGTGGGCTCCTGATGCTGACGCCGATCCTGCACTATCTGGCCACCCACACGGTGGAAGAGTGGATGATCTACCGCTTCGTGGTCAGCCATTTGCTGGGAACCATTGGCGTCTTGGCCCTTTGTACCGCGTATCTGAGCCGGCGGGTGGTGACGGTGACGGTGTTGCCCCACCGCAAGGACAGCTGGGCCTACCGGTTGCTGCGGGCCTTTTTCACTGGTGCCGGACTGCGCGTCGCGGTGCCGGTGCTGGTGGTGGCGGGGAGCGCTCTGGTGCTGCCGGGACTCCTGCAGTGGATCGAGCGGGGCTCGGTCTACGAGCATTGGTCCCGCTTCATCGCCACCTCGTTCCTATTCTCTGCCGCCGCCATCCTGGTGGTGACCCGGGTGATGGATTTCTCCCTCGATCTGATCCAGGGTTGGATGGCCTATGAAGGCCGGCGGAGCGAGAGCCCGTGA
- a CDS encoding Txe/YoeB family addiction module toxin, translated as MSRWRVVYTKQAKKDARKLAAAGLRPKAEKLLALLAENPFTTPPRFEKLVGDLAGAYSRRINIQHRLVYQVLPEERVVKVLRLWTHYQ; from the coding sequence GTGAGCCGCTGGCGCGTCGTCTACACCAAACAGGCCAAGAAAGACGCTCGGAAGCTAGCCGCCGCCGGCCTGCGACCCAAGGCCGAAAAGCTCCTCGCCCTCCTCGCCGAAAACCCCTTCACCACCCCTCCCCGCTTCGAGAAGCTCGTCGGCGACTTGGCCGGGGCGTACTCTCGGCGGATCAATATCCAGCATCGCCTGGTCTACCAGGTGTTGCCGGAGGAGCGGGTGGTGAAGGTGTTGCGGCTGTGGACCCACTATCAGTAG
- a CDS encoding ATP-binding cassette domain-containing protein — protein sequence MSMQGLQDLLSGVELDAGEILTAEEARTAVAAVCLMALCDEVLTAEEKKSIRHELGRRWGIGISAGALDRMVSELVAAPRPEVLGAALDALERWPDAHKQPLIEVLVAVVASDDNLSLAEYRLLRRMADVLGESLDDLSRYGIDPRAAEASEVIAKIPLEEGRKILLGRSAEAQIRLPRAPIDGVQASLELRDGRLSIRDLGSEPLLTRGTEVLAQHEVLDSGDEVGVGRYVLRFESEPSRIVVRQRGATIKLEVRDLSFSVPYRGTRRSIFRGLSFWAHAGTMVAVIGPSGCGKSSLLNALAGISRTDGGAMTLDGVAIEPGLGAVTRRISFVPQDDLLFAGLTVEESISMTAQLKGLQRSSGDLEGLTSEIMERLGLNQEEVRESRIGDAVRRGISGGQRKRVSVAQELVGDDTDVVLLDEPTSGLDPRTEAGVMLMLREIADSGKIVVCTTHGVLGGLTHFDKVLCLSANGEPAYFGRPSGLLHHFGIASMGELYQCLEEGLDGSPLVSPGGSPGPGLKGEADGEEKVPPKGGKPLGLISQLPVLARRQWMIRTRDTPGLVLALALPLAVILILKAFYLPGCLEPSGLFILGLACVWAGISFTIRDLIADFAVIRHETRFRTSLFSTYGSKVFIAALASALQALLLVAILFPVLGVGDIHQYGDWVGSEYGGILRAINLMSPMHVFFLLFAAYVFGNALGLFLSSFFNTAAAAIFMIPLVLLPSIVAGGILVAPKDLPQWSQPLLRVNPLYWTYTGLLASSASICHAKPDDVIPPVPADGVGAELRTVQPPEDSFASAYVVPEQAFVYNSYQPVDEWYEEIGLEGPLEAVPPEERALPIRRIWSAHFRTAVAALGGLALILHAGALLLLRRRVRRTV from the coding sequence ATGAGCATGCAAGGTCTCCAGGATCTCCTCTCCGGTGTCGAGCTCGATGCCGGAGAGATTCTCACCGCTGAGGAGGCGCGCACCGCCGTCGCCGCGGTATGTCTGATGGCACTGTGTGACGAGGTACTCACCGCCGAAGAAAAGAAGAGTATTCGTCACGAGCTGGGCCGCCGTTGGGGGATTGGTATCAGTGCCGGTGCATTGGATCGTATGGTCAGCGAGCTGGTCGCTGCGCCGCGTCCGGAGGTCTTGGGAGCGGCCCTGGATGCCTTGGAGCGATGGCCCGACGCCCACAAGCAGCCACTCATCGAAGTCCTGGTGGCGGTGGTGGCCAGCGACGACAATCTTTCGCTGGCGGAGTATCGGCTGCTGCGCAGAATGGCCGATGTCCTCGGTGAAAGTCTGGACGATCTCTCACGCTATGGCATTGATCCCCGGGCCGCGGAAGCTTCGGAGGTCATCGCGAAGATTCCTCTGGAGGAGGGCAGAAAGATCCTCCTGGGCCGATCCGCGGAGGCCCAGATACGCCTGCCGCGGGCACCCATCGACGGTGTGCAAGCGTCCCTCGAGTTACGGGACGGGCGCCTGTCGATCCGGGATCTCGGCTCGGAGCCCTTGCTGACTCGCGGTACCGAGGTGCTGGCGCAGCACGAGGTCCTCGATTCCGGCGACGAGGTCGGCGTTGGACGCTATGTCCTGCGTTTCGAGAGTGAGCCTTCGCGGATAGTGGTGCGGCAGCGGGGGGCCACCATCAAGTTGGAGGTTCGCGACCTGAGCTTCTCCGTGCCTTATCGGGGCACTCGCCGGTCGATCTTCCGCGGCCTGAGCTTCTGGGCTCACGCCGGCACCATGGTGGCGGTCATCGGACCCTCGGGGTGTGGCAAGTCTTCTCTGCTCAACGCCCTGGCGGGTATCAGCCGCACCGACGGGGGGGCCATGACCCTGGACGGTGTGGCCATCGAGCCGGGACTGGGGGCGGTGACCCGGCGCATTTCCTTCGTGCCCCAAGACGACCTGCTCTTCGCCGGCCTGACGGTAGAGGAGTCCATCTCCATGACCGCTCAGCTCAAAGGATTGCAACGCTCCAGCGGCGACCTGGAGGGGTTGACCAGCGAGATCATGGAGCGCCTGGGGCTGAATCAGGAAGAAGTCCGGGAGAGCCGCATCGGCGACGCCGTGCGCCGTGGGATCAGCGGCGGCCAGCGCAAGCGGGTCAGCGTCGCCCAGGAGCTGGTGGGGGATGACACCGACGTGGTGTTGTTGGACGAGCCCACCAGCGGCCTCGACCCGCGCACCGAGGCCGGGGTAATGCTGATGCTCCGGGAGATCGCCGATAGCGGCAAGATTGTTGTCTGCACTACCCACGGCGTGCTCGGCGGTCTGACTCACTTCGACAAGGTGCTCTGCCTCAGCGCCAACGGTGAGCCGGCTTATTTCGGCCGTCCCTCCGGATTGCTTCACCACTTCGGCATCGCCTCCATGGGAGAGCTCTACCAATGCCTCGAGGAGGGGCTCGACGGTAGCCCGCTCGTGTCGCCCGGGGGATCTCCGGGGCCAGGGCTGAAGGGCGAGGCGGATGGGGAAGAGAAGGTGCCCCCGAAGGGGGGCAAGCCCTTGGGGCTGATCTCTCAATTACCCGTCCTCGCTCGGCGTCAGTGGATGATCCGCACCCGAGATACTCCGGGGTTGGTGCTCGCCTTGGCCTTGCCTCTGGCGGTCATCCTCATCCTCAAGGCCTTCTACCTTCCCGGCTGTCTGGAGCCTAGCGGCCTGTTCATTCTCGGGCTCGCCTGCGTCTGGGCCGGCATCTCCTTCACCATCCGGGATCTCATCGCCGATTTTGCGGTCATTCGCCACGAGACCCGATTCCGCACCAGCCTGTTCTCCACCTATGGCAGCAAGGTCTTCATCGCGGCCCTGGCCAGCGCTCTCCAGGCTCTGCTCCTGGTGGCCATCCTCTTCCCAGTCCTGGGCGTGGGGGATATCCATCAATATGGTGATTGGGTGGGGTCGGAGTACGGGGGCATTCTCCGCGCGATCAACCTCATGAGCCCGATGCACGTCTTCTTCCTGCTCTTTGCTGCCTACGTCTTCGGTAACGCCCTGGGGCTCTTTCTCTCCTCCTTCTTTAACACTGCGGCGGCGGCGATCTTCATGATCCCGCTGGTCCTGCTGCCTTCCATCGTTGCCGGCGGCATCTTGGTCGCCCCCAAGGATCTGCCCCAATGGTCCCAGCCGCTGCTCCGGGTCAACCCTCTCTACTGGACCTACACGGGGCTGTTGGCCAGCTCGGCTAGCATCTGCCATGCCAAGCCAGACGACGTGATTCCTCCGGTGCCTGCAGACGGGGTCGGGGCCGAGCTGCGAACGGTGCAGCCCCCGGAAGACTCCTTCGCTTCGGCCTATGTCGTTCCGGAGCAAGCCTTCGTCTACAACTCCTACCAACCGGTGGATGAGTGGTATGAGGAGATCGGCCTGGAGGGACCGCTAGAAGCGGTGCCGCCGGAGGAGCGAGCTTTGCCCATTCGACGCATTTGGAGCGCGCATTTCCGAACTGCAGTGGCGGCCCTGGGAGGTTTGGCCCTGATTCTCCACGCCGGGGCGCTGCTACTCCTGCGCCGACGAGTCCGCCGTACTGTCTAG
- a CDS encoding TAXI family TRAP transporter solute-binding subunit, with translation MHRLRFLAVVTLPVVALVSGILWFQLQRGRGDAVLLASGPKGGTYRPLGEAMGSVLADKLGSIPVSVEKTSGSTENMQLLTDAAGRGKPSVNFAFVQNDSSGKAEVRTVAKLYQEVLQIVVRRDAGISSVEELRGLRVNFGSPTSGARRTMARLLNHLEMSFTDCRASFHGNEAAAVAFENGELDAAVFLAGLKTPMVQRLLEGQRATLLSLGQPGVAGSSLEGVIFALPGMEPAVVPAQTYGSYPQEAVGTVSVDALLVTREDVPHHLVRRVVEQLFANKFALMEKHPAAAEMSEIQGSRGLRFPLHAGAASFYHRNDPPLLVTYAEPLSLALTLVLSLGSGLLALREWARRVKKNRIDVYYIEVDAVAQGLAHESPEEELREVRRKLFGLRKRAFHDLVAERLNADQSFSIFQAFLDTQLFEIDRRLNRIRSG, from the coding sequence TTGCACCGCCTACGCTTTCTCGCTGTGGTGACCCTACCGGTGGTGGCGCTGGTCTCCGGGATCCTATGGTTCCAGCTACAGCGCGGCCGCGGTGATGCAGTGCTCCTGGCCTCGGGGCCGAAGGGCGGTACCTACCGGCCGCTGGGGGAGGCGATGGGGTCGGTCCTCGCCGACAAGCTCGGCTCGATCCCCGTCTCGGTAGAGAAGACCTCCGGCAGCACCGAGAATATGCAATTGCTGACCGATGCCGCAGGGAGGGGTAAGCCCTCGGTGAACTTTGCCTTCGTCCAGAATGACAGCTCGGGAAAGGCAGAGGTCCGCACCGTCGCGAAGCTCTACCAGGAAGTCCTGCAGATCGTGGTGCGCCGGGATGCAGGTATCTCCTCGGTGGAGGAACTGCGCGGCCTAAGGGTCAATTTCGGTAGTCCTACGAGCGGAGCCCGGCGGACGATGGCGCGTCTCTTGAACCACCTCGAGATGAGCTTCACGGATTGTCGTGCCTCATTTCACGGGAATGAAGCAGCGGCGGTCGCCTTCGAGAACGGCGAGTTGGACGCGGCGGTCTTCCTCGCCGGGCTGAAGACGCCGATGGTCCAGCGGCTGCTCGAAGGGCAGCGGGCGACCCTCTTGTCCCTGGGGCAGCCCGGTGTCGCCGGCTCTTCTCTGGAGGGTGTGATCTTCGCTCTGCCGGGGATGGAGCCGGCGGTGGTGCCTGCCCAGACCTACGGCTCCTATCCACAGGAGGCGGTGGGGACGGTGTCGGTGGACGCTCTGCTGGTGACTCGGGAGGATGTTCCCCACCATCTGGTGCGCCGGGTGGTGGAGCAGCTCTTCGCGAACAAATTTGCCCTCATGGAGAAGCATCCCGCCGCCGCCGAGATGAGCGAGATCCAGGGGTCCCGCGGGCTGCGCTTTCCCCTGCACGCCGGCGCCGCGAGCTTTTACCACCGCAACGACCCTCCGTTGCTGGTCACCTACGCCGAGCCACTGAGCCTTGCCCTGACCCTCGTCTTGAGCCTGGGATCGGGGCTCTTGGCTCTCCGGGAGTGGGCCCGACGGGTGAAGAAGAATCGCATCGACGTCTATTACATCGAGGTCGACGCGGTAGCCCAGGGTCTCGCCCACGAGAGTCCGGAGGAGGAGCTGCGGGAAGTGAGGCGCAAGCTCTTCGGACTGCGCAAGCGAGCCTTCCACGATCTGGTGGCAGAGCGACTGAACGCGGACCAGAGCTTCTCCATCTTCCAAGCCTTCCTCGACACCCAACTCTTCGAGATCGACCGGCGGTTGAACCGTATACGTTCCGGCTAA
- a CDS encoding class I SAM-dependent methyltransferase has product MTEQQPASQEALFDRAEEYDAMLQQGLKLSGEDKHFFIHGRLADLRQTLPAESQPRRILDFGCGIGDTSVLLAQAFPGAQVVGAETAEQALAHARQQHASETVSFVGVEEVADLEPFDLAYVNGVFHHVPPPQRQRAARLVHDALNPGGHFALFENNPWNPGTRLVMSRIPFDRDAITLTPPETRELLSSVGFAVRGTRFLFIFPRLLRALRFTEAWLTGLPLGAQYWVLGERPGDG; this is encoded by the coding sequence GTGACGGAGCAGCAGCCAGCATCCCAGGAAGCGCTCTTCGACCGCGCGGAAGAGTACGACGCCATGCTGCAGCAGGGGCTCAAGCTTTCCGGGGAGGACAAGCACTTCTTCATCCACGGCCGCTTGGCGGATTTGCGGCAGACTCTGCCAGCCGAATCCCAGCCCCGGCGGATCCTGGATTTCGGCTGCGGTATCGGTGACACCTCGGTGCTCTTGGCGCAGGCTTTTCCCGGCGCCCAGGTCGTCGGTGCGGAGACCGCGGAGCAGGCCCTGGCCCACGCCCGCCAGCAACACGCTTCGGAGACCGTGAGCTTCGTGGGAGTGGAGGAGGTGGCGGACCTCGAACCCTTCGACTTGGCCTACGTCAACGGGGTCTTCCACCACGTGCCGCCGCCCCAGCGGCAGCGGGCGGCGCGGCTGGTCCACGACGCGCTGAATCCCGGAGGGCATTTCGCCCTCTTCGAGAACAATCCCTGGAATCCCGGCACCCGCCTGGTGATGAGCCGCATCCCCTTCGACCGCGACGCCATCACCCTGACCCCGCCGGAAACTCGGGAGCTCCTGAGCTCGGTGGGCTTCGCAGTGCGGGGGACCCGCTTTCTGTTCATCTTTCCGCGGCTGCTGCGGGCTCTGCGCTTCACCGAGGCGTGGCTCACGGGCCTGCCCCTGGGGGCTCAATATTGGGTCTTGGGGGAGCGTCCGGGAGACGGCTGA
- a CDS encoding type II toxin-antitoxin system Phd/YefM family antitoxin, with amino-acid sequence MNTLTATEARRTLYRLIDEVKESGEPIQISGKRSKAVLLSEDDWRAIQETLYLLSIPGMRDSIRSGLSEPVDECSEDPGW; translated from the coding sequence ATGAACACGCTCACCGCCACCGAAGCCCGCCGCACCCTCTACCGTCTCATCGACGAGGTCAAGGAATCCGGCGAGCCGATTCAGATCTCCGGCAAGCGGTCCAAGGCCGTCTTGCTCTCCGAGGACGATTGGCGGGCCATCCAGGAGACCTTGTACCTCCTCTCGATCCCCGGCATGAGGGATTCGATCCGGTCTGGGCTGTCTGAACCGGTGGACGAGTGTAGCGAGGACCCGGGCTGGTGA
- a CDS encoding SPFH domain-containing protein: MLFMIGIVVGLAFFPIVLRLARAFGLYAVVGECQAQVFTLFGKVVGVLDEPGLRFPMAKFGPRALLLPFFGKRHVVSTALRQHYLRSQMVNSEEGTPMGVGIWYEMSVSDPVSYLFVNANPEGSLQANVASSTISTLSNLEMEEMLENRHSLSRTVRSTVSPLSEKWGYRLGSVYIRKVAFTDRLMVENITEKVVKRLVQVTSAMKQDGENRVGLIQSETAKKVSQKLAEASAARPEVVGQTLNQIRRQDAEILDAVIDVMETEKLLKSGALIDVLPGEAPLLVQLSEGAK, encoded by the coding sequence ATGCTGTTCATGATAGGAATCGTCGTCGGCCTCGCCTTCTTCCCCATCGTCCTGCGCCTGGCCCGCGCCTTCGGCCTCTACGCCGTGGTGGGGGAGTGCCAGGCCCAGGTCTTCACCCTCTTCGGCAAGGTCGTGGGCGTCCTGGACGAGCCGGGGCTGCGCTTTCCCATGGCCAAATTCGGTCCCCGGGCGCTGCTCCTGCCGTTCTTCGGCAAGCGCCACGTGGTGTCCACGGCGCTGCGGCAGCACTATCTGCGCAGTCAGATGGTCAACTCCGAGGAGGGAACCCCCATGGGCGTGGGCATCTGGTACGAGATGAGCGTCAGCGACCCGGTCTCCTACCTCTTCGTCAACGCCAACCCCGAAGGCTCGTTGCAGGCCAACGTCGCCAGCTCTACCATTTCCACCCTTTCCAACCTGGAGATGGAGGAGATGCTGGAGAACCGCCACAGCCTCAGCCGCACGGTGCGCTCCACCGTCTCGCCGCTGAGCGAGAAGTGGGGCTATCGGCTGGGCTCGGTGTACATTCGCAAGGTCGCCTTCACCGACCGGCTGATGGTGGAGAACATCACCGAGAAGGTGGTCAAGCGGCTGGTGCAGGTGACCAGCGCCATGAAGCAGGACGGCGAGAACCGCGTCGGCCTGATCCAGAGTGAGACCGCCAAGAAGGTCTCTCAAAAACTCGCCGAAGCCTCGGCGGCGCGCCCCGAGGTGGTGGGCCAGACCCTCAACCAGATCCGCCGCCAGGACGCCGAGATCCTCGACGCCGTCATCGATGTGATGGAAACCGAGAAGCTGCTCAAATCCGGCGCCCTCATCGACGTCCTCCCCGGCGAGGCTCCGCTGCTGGTGCAGCTGTCGGAGGGAGCCAAGTAG
- a CDS encoding SPFH domain-containing protein: MFFAGFILGLMVYAVFRIGVRGFFTVKPNERAVKTSFGRAERMPGRPSESFDMSEDEQERYQYPQLRVIGPGGPYLKMPWQDVHKVSVATQTVDIIWDPTKQQDTIEAVTKDNLTTGVNGQLRYRVSENNLYPYLFGVLSPLEHVMGYFISVLRERIANFVDPRGASLVDDDDLKGTGTAVELSEGVSINDLRKNLPLLNEYMEQQCKSTGGRYGIELDAALITEIDPPPEVDHALSAINSTRNQVAADISTARADAEQQITMSERAVEIARNNAEAEVAPLSELATILTQIKGEGGPDALKTYLRNMRVPLYERARRVVLNAQAGGKS, encoded by the coding sequence ATGTTTTTTGCCGGGTTCATTCTCGGATTGATGGTTTACGCGGTTTTCCGCATCGGTGTGCGCGGATTCTTCACCGTCAAGCCCAACGAGCGGGCGGTGAAGACCAGTTTCGGTCGGGCGGAACGGATGCCCGGCCGGCCGTCGGAAAGTTTCGACATGAGTGAGGACGAGCAGGAGCGGTACCAGTACCCGCAGCTGCGGGTCATCGGCCCCGGCGGTCCCTACCTCAAGATGCCCTGGCAGGATGTGCACAAGGTCTCGGTGGCGACCCAGACCGTCGACATCATCTGGGATCCCACCAAGCAGCAGGACACCATCGAGGCGGTGACCAAGGACAACCTGACCACCGGGGTCAACGGCCAGCTGCGCTATCGGGTGAGCGAGAACAACCTCTACCCGTACCTCTTCGGCGTTCTCAGCCCGCTGGAGCACGTCATGGGTTACTTCATCTCCGTGCTGCGGGAACGCATCGCCAACTTCGTCGATCCTCGGGGCGCCAGTCTGGTGGACGATGACGATCTCAAGGGCACCGGCACCGCCGTCGAGCTCTCGGAGGGCGTCTCCATCAACGACCTGCGCAAGAATCTGCCGCTCTTGAACGAGTACATGGAGCAGCAGTGCAAGTCCACCGGCGGCCGCTACGGCATCGAGCTCGACGCCGCCCTGATCACCGAGATCGATCCGCCGCCGGAGGTGGATCACGCCCTTTCCGCCATCAACTCCACCCGCAATCAGGTGGCGGCGGACATCTCTACCGCCCGCGCCGACGCGGAGCAGCAGATCACCATGAGCGAGCGGGCCGTGGAGATCGCCCGCAACAATGCCGAGGCCGAGGTGGCCCCGCTCAGCGAGCTGGCCACCATCCTCACCCAGATCAAGGGGGAGGGCGGCCCAGACGCCCTCAAGACCTATTTGCGCAATATGCGGGTGCCGCTCTACGAGCGCGCCCGGCGCGTGGTGCTCAACGCCCAGGCGGGAGGGAAGAGCTGA
- the opgC gene encoding OpgC domain-containing protein, translating to MPSESDWSYRGIGARDLRLDYLRGLCLIKMVFNHLWHTPVHAIQHWLGFVTAAEGFFFISGVVVGIVHGRRSRQQGLGVTSRQVLQRSSQLYIANLALVFLFISLEAAQLLSFDRFQSLWRDSLEWSQLFAFGQPYYLHVLPRYVAFLALTPLALWALVKGRSHWILLVAAAAYGVNLAAGGTLWIPWLERSGFPILAWQLLFFVGLWLGEHREGFGRWWRRWNPRLRTPLLLTLFLAFVFYKQGVMNGLWAGPDGSSLLLSRDALGPLRLINLAIAFAFFFDLVDRCWRPLERLSGGFVLPIGQASLYVFLMHIPLVWIAKEALVRTPPPLPADAWLLLGDLLLLSLLWVMVRRRFLFALVPR from the coding sequence ATGCCCTCCGAGAGCGATTGGAGCTACCGCGGGATCGGTGCTCGAGACCTGCGGCTGGATTATCTGCGCGGGCTGTGCCTGATCAAGATGGTCTTCAACCATCTTTGGCATACGCCGGTGCACGCCATCCAGCATTGGCTGGGCTTCGTCACCGCCGCCGAGGGATTTTTCTTCATCTCCGGCGTGGTGGTGGGCATCGTCCATGGACGGCGGAGCCGGCAGCAGGGGCTGGGGGTCACCAGCCGGCAGGTCTTGCAACGCTCCTCCCAGCTGTACATCGCCAACTTGGCCCTGGTCTTCCTCTTCATCTCGCTGGAGGCGGCCCAGCTGCTGAGCTTCGATCGCTTCCAGAGCCTGTGGCGGGACTCCCTGGAATGGTCCCAGCTCTTCGCCTTCGGCCAGCCCTACTACCTCCACGTCCTGCCCCGATATGTAGCCTTCCTCGCTCTCACCCCGTTGGCTCTGTGGGCCTTGGTGAAGGGGCGCAGCCATTGGATTCTGCTCGTCGCCGCGGCGGCCTATGGAGTCAATCTCGCCGCCGGCGGCACGCTGTGGATTCCCTGGTTGGAGCGCTCGGGCTTTCCCATTCTGGCGTGGCAACTTCTCTTCTTCGTCGGTCTTTGGCTCGGCGAGCACCGCGAGGGCTTCGGGCGCTGGTGGCGGCGATGGAATCCGCGCTTGCGAACTCCGCTGCTGCTGACCCTCTTCCTGGCTTTCGTCTTCTACAAGCAGGGGGTGATGAACGGCTTGTGGGCGGGGCCCGACGGCAGCAGTCTGCTCCTCAGCCGGGACGCCCTGGGTCCCCTGCGTTTGATCAATCTGGCCATCGCCTTCGCTTTCTTCTTCGACCTGGTGGATCGCTGCTGGCGACCTCTGGAGCGCCTCAGCGGCGGGTTCGTGCTGCCCATCGGTCAGGCTTCGCTCTACGTCTTCCTGATGCACATTCCGCTGGTGTGGATCGCCAAAGAGGCCTTGGTGCGCACCCCGCCGCCCTTGCCGGCGGACGCCTGGCTGTTGTTGGGAGATTTGCTCTTGTTGAGCCTGCTGTGGGTGATGGTGCGCCGGCGGTTTCTCTTTGCGTTGGTGCCGAGGTAA